The genomic stretch CAGCCGCCTTCCGCTGCGCGACATCGAGGAGCTGCCGGACGGCGGCCTGCGGATCGGCGCCCAGGCGGCCAACTCCGATGTGGCCGCCGACGCCCGCGTGCGCACCCGCTACCCGGTGCTGACGCGGGCGCTGGTCTCCGGCGCCTCGGGCCAGCTCCGCAACAAGGCGTCCACCGGCGGCAACCTGATGCAGCGCACCCGCTGCCCGTACTTCTACGACACGGCCGCGGACTGCAACAAACGGCAGCCCGGGAGCGGGTGTTCGGCGATCGGCGGGTTCAACCGTATCCACGCGGTCCTCGGTACCAGCGACTCCTGCATCGCCACCCACCCCTCGGACATGGCCGTCGCGCTGACCGCGCTGGAGGCGGAGATCGAGCTGCTCGGTCCCGGCGCGTCCGTACGCCGCGTCGGCATCGCGGACTTCTACCGGCTGCCGGGCGACACCCCGCACATCGAGACCGTGCTGCGGCCCGCCGAAATGATCACCGGCGTGCTGCTGCCGCCCCCGCCGCCGGGCCGGCAGCTCTACCGCAAGGTGCGCGACCGGGCGTCCTACGAGTTCGCGCTGGTCTCCGTGGCGGCCGTCGTCGCGGCCGACCGGGGCACGGTCGAGGCGGCGCGGGTGGCGTTCGGCGGGGTGGCGCCCAAACCGTGGCGCTCCTTCGAGGCGGAGGCCGCGCTGCGGGGCCGGCCGGCCACGACGGCCACGTACCGCGCCGCCGCCGAAGCGGCGATGCGCGACGCCGTCGGGCGGGGACACAACGACTTCAAGATCGAACTGGCCCGGCGCACACTGTGCCGGACGCTGGCACAGGCGGCCGGGCCGGGGCGTCCGGCCGAGGAGGCGAAATGATCACCGGGCGAGCGTGGAACCGCGTCGACGGCCCGCCGAAGGTCACCGGCCGGGCCGCCTACGCCTACGAGCGGTGGGAGGCCGGACAGCCGCTCTACGGGGTCGTCGTCGGCGCTACGGTCGGCAAGGGCCGCATCACCCGGATCGACACCGCCGAGGCCGAACGCGCTCCCGGCGTACGGATGGTGCTGACCCATCGCAACGCCCCGGCGCAGGGGCCCCGCGACGAGTCCGTGCAGTTCGAGTACTGGCGGGCCCAGCCGGTGCTGACCGGCCCGGACGTCCGCCACCACGGCCAGCCGGTGGCGTTCGTCGTGGCCACGGCCTTCGAGCAGGCCCGCGGCGCGGCCGGCCTGATCCACGTGGAGTACGCCGAGGAGCGCGGACGCTTCGACTTCGCCGCGCACGCAGCCCAGGCGTACGCCCCCAAAGCGGTCAACGCCGGGCTCCCCACCGACACCGCGGTGGGGGACTTCGCCGCCGGGTTCGCCGGCGCGCCGGTCCGCATCGACCGGCGCTACACCACGCCGTACGAGTTCTCGATGCCGATGGAGCCGCACGCGTGCCTGGTGGAGCCGCGGGGCGAGGACCTGATCGTGCACGTCAGCTGCCAGATCGTCGACGCGGCGTGGGCCTCGGTCGCGGCCACGCTCGGCATCGCCCCGGAGCGGGTCCACATCGTCTCGCCGTACGTCGGCGGGGGCTTCGGCTCCAAGCTGGGCGTCCACGCCGAGACGATCCTGGCGGCGCTGGCCGCGCGCGATCTGCGCCGGCCGGTCAAGGTCGCACTCACCCGGCAGCAGCTCTTCCAGCTCGTCGGCCTGCGCCCCACGTCCAGCCAGCGGGTCCGGCTGGGGGCGGGGCGCGACGGGCGGCTGGCCGCGATCGGCCACGACGTCACCCTGTACACCAGCCCCGACGTGGAGTACGCCGAGCAGACCGCCGCGACCAGCCGCAGCCTGTACGCCGCGCCCCACCGGGCGACGAGCCACCGGCTGGTGCCGCTCGACCTGCCGCGCGGAGCGGACGTCCGGGCCCCGGGCGAGGCGCCCGGCCTGCTGGCGGTGGAGTCGGCGATGGACGAACTGGCCGACGCGCTCGGCATGGACCCGGTCGAACTGCGCATCCGCAACGAGCCCGCCGTCGATCCCGAGCGCGGCGTGCCGTACAGCGACCGGCACCTGGTCGACTGCCTGCGCGAAGGCGCGCGCCGGTTCGGCTGGGAGCACCGCCCCGCGGCTCCGGCGAGTGTGCGCGAGGGGCGGTGGCTGGTCGGCTACGGCATGTCGGCCGCCATCCGCGGGCACTTCCAGGGGCCGACGGCGGTACGGGTACGGCTGGAGGCGGACGGCACCGCCGTCGTCCGCACGGACATGACCGACATCGGCACCGGCACGTACACCGTCCTCACCCAGGTCGCGGCCGACGGGCTGGGACTGCCGCCCGACGGGGTGCGGATCCAACTGGGGCGTTCCGGCTACCCCCGCAGCTGGGGGTCCGGGGGCTCGTGGGGCGCCGCCAACTCCTGCACCGCGGCGGACCGCGCCTGCGCGGCCCTGCGTACCCGACTGCTGGACGCGGCACGCTCCGACCCGGACTCTCCCCTGTACGGCCTGCCCCCGGCGGACGCCGTGTTCACGGGCGGCCACGTACGCGTCGGCGACGCGTCCGAGCCCCTGGGCGCGCTCGTCCGGCGCCACCACCCCGAAGGGCTGGAGGCGGTGGGCGAGACCCGCTTCATGGGCGACGAGCCGGACTACGCGGCCTACTCGATCCACACCTACGGGGCCCACTTCGCCGAAGTGGGCGTCGACGCGGACACCGCCGAGATCCGGCTGCGCCGGATGCTCGGCGTGTTCTCGGTGGGCCGCGCGCTCAACCCGAAGACGGCCCGCTCGCAGCTGATCGGCGGCATGATCTGGGGCGTCGGCGCCGCCCTGGAGGAAGAGGCCGTCGTCGACCCGCGGTCCGGCGCCTTCGTCACCCGGGACCTGGCGCACTATCTGGTCCCGGTCCACGCCGACGTCCCCGACGTCGACGCCGTCATCCTCGACGGCCACGACGCCCGGGCGAACGCCCTCGGTGCCAAGGGCGTCGGCGAACTGGGCATCTGCGGAGCCGGCGCCGCGGTCGCCAACGCGGTGTACAACGCCACCGGCATCCGCGTCCGCGACTTCCCCATCACCCTGGAGAAGCTGCTGCCCGGGCTGCCGGTGGATGTCTGAGCCCGGTACGTGCCGGTCTGCCGTCCGCACCCGGCCGGTGGGGGCCGGGTGCGGGGCGTGCCGGCACGGTCCTGGACGCGGACGGCGGCACAGCTTCCTCGCGTGGCCCGAACGATTCGGCCGGAGAGGCGCAATGCCGCCAACCCTGACCAACCTCACCTCCCGCCCTTTTCGTTCGGGCTACACAGGGATGCGCGGACGTGTCCGTCCGACGGGAGGAGCTGCCGGTGCTGACGATCAACGTGGCGGTATTGCTCGCCGTCATCGTCTTTCTGCTCATACGCCGACGTGTACAGGCCAGAAGCCGGGTCGACCAGAGCGTGACCGTGGCGCTCGCCCTGACACTGGGCGTGCTGGTCGCCCAGACCGGGTTCGGCCGCTGGATCCTGGAGGTGGTGGGCAGCCTCGCGAACGGCATCTCCCAGATCGGCCAGTGAGGTCACCGCCCCTCCCCCTCAAGACGCCGACCTCAGCACCTCCTCCTGCGCGCGTTGCAGGTCGTGCGAGGGGTCGAGGCCGAGTTCGTCGCGGAGGAGGCGGCGGACCTTGTGGTAGACGTGCAGGGCCTCGCCGCGGCGGCCGGCCTTGCCGAGGGCCAGCATGAGCTGGGCGTGGAACCACTCGTCGTACGGGTACTCCATCACCAGGGAGCGCAGGTCGGTGATCAGCTCGCCGTAGCGGCCGAGGCCCATGGCGGCCTGGATGCGGAGTTTGCGGACCGAGACGCGCCGTTCGTCGAGGTTGCTGACGTAGTCCCGCAGCGCCCGGCCGCAGGGCACGTCGGCGAGGGGGGTGCCGCGCCACAGGGCCAGCGCCTCCTCGGCCCAGTGGAGCGCGCCGTCGGCGTCGCGGGCGGCGTAGCAGGCCTGGGCGCGGTCGGCGAGGCGTGCGAAGTGGTGGGTGTCGAGCGATTCCTCGGGGGTGTGCAGCAGGTAGCCGGGCGGCGCGGTGACGATGGCGCGCTCCTGCGGGTCCACGCCCAGTTCCTCGATGAAGTCCTTGCGCAGCTGGTAGATGTAGGTCTGCGCGGTGGTGACCGCGGTGCGCGGCAGGGCGTCGCCCCACAGTTCGTCGAGGATGGATTCCAGGCTCACGATCTGGTTGGCCCGCATCACGAGCAGGGCGAGCACCTGCTTCACTTTCGGGGCGCTCGGGGTGTAGGCCAGCCGGCCGTTGACGGCCCGGATGGGGCCCAGTGCCTTGAAGTCCATGGTCTCTTCCGCCTCCGCTGAATCTGTGGTCACACCGTCGGCCGAACGGATCCAGACGCTAATGGCGGCGGAACGGGGGCCCAAGCGAAGGCAACGGAAGTGCAGCCCGGCAGCGGAAACCGGAAGGAAAAACTGCAACCTTGGTGGCAGACCGCCCCGGCACGGGCGGCCGGGAGCCGGGAACCGGCCGTTCCGGTGCGGGGAATCGGACGTTCCCCGCACCGGAGCGCGCCGTACGGGCGCCGCGGCCCGTCTTCGTACGGTCAGGCGTCCGACGCGGGCAGCGGCCCGTTCTTGGCCCCGGCGCCGCTCTCGGCCGGCCGCTCCTCCTCCGGCGCGGTCTCCTCCTGGAGTTCGCGCAGGAACCAGGTCATGACGAAACCGGCCAGCAGCACCGCGCCCCCGGCGAGGAACATGACGTGGAAGCCGTGGGCGAAGGACTCCGTCACCGGCTGCATCAGCCGGGCGTCGATGCCGTCCAGCAGGGACGTGTCGTCGAGGTTGATCCCCGCGCCCTGCCCGGACCCGGCCATGTCCAGGAAGCGATGGTTGGCGGGGTCGCCGGTGATCGCCGGGTCCGTCAGGAGGCGCTCGTAGCGCGGGGTGTGCAGCAGGTCGGCGAGGCGGCCGAGTGCCACCGCGAACATCACGGAGAACAGGACGGCGATGCCGGTGGAGCCGCCGATCTGCCGGCACAGGCCGGAGGCGCCGTTCGCCACGCCGAGCTGGCTCTTGGGGGCCGAGGCCTGCATGGCGAGGGTGATGACGGTCTGGGACAGGCCGATGCCGACGCCGAGCCAGAGGACGATCAGGACGATGACCCACATGGGGGTCGTCGCACCGGTGGTGGCCATGGTCAGCAGCGCTCCGGCCATCGAGCCCAGGCCCACGACCGCCAGTTTCTTGAACCGGCCCGAGGACGCGATGAGCTTGCCGGAGACCACCTGGGAGGCGATGGTGCCCAGCATGAACGGGATGACCACCAGCCCGGCCTGGGTCGGGGTCCGCCCCTGCACCATCTGGAGGAATAGCGGCAGGGTGGTGACCGTGCCGAAGATGCCGACGCCGATCGTGAAGTTGACCGCGGAGCACAGGGCGATGCCGCCGCGCCGGAAGAGCCCCAGCGGCAGGATGGCCTCGTCGCCGCGCCGCAGCTCGACGGGGATGAAGACCGCCAGCCCGGCCGCGCCCAGCGCGAACAGGACGAGGGCGGCCGGCGAGCCCCAGCCCCAGGTCCGGCCCTGTTCGGCCACGATCAGCAGGGGCACCAGGAACAGCGCCAGCGCCGCCGCGCCCAGCACGTCCATGCGGTGCTCGCGCCGCTCGTGCGGCAGGTTCAGGGCCTTGCGCACGGTGACCAGGGCCAGCAGGCCCAGCGGCACGTTGAGCAGGAACACCCAGCGCCAGCCGTCGACGCCGAACACCTGGCCGGCCTCCGCGAAGAAGCCGCCCGCCAGCGGGCCGACGACGCTGGCGACCACCCACGCCATCTGGAGGAAGGCGAAATAGCGGCCGCGCTCGCGCACCGGGGCGAGGTCGGCGACCACCGCGGTGGGCAGGGACATCAGCCCGCCGCCGCCCAGTCCCTGGATCGCCCGGAAGAGGGCCAGCTCCCACATGGAGCCGGCGGTGCCGCACAGCACCGAGCCGCCGATGAACACCACGATGGAGATCAGGTACATGGGCTTGCGCCCGTAGATGTCGGACAGCTTGCCGTAGAACGGCATCGCCAGGACGGAGGCGATGAGATAGCCCGTCGTCGCCCAGGCCTGCTCGGTCTGGCCCTGGAGGTCGTCCGCGATGGTGCGCATCGCGGTGGCGATGACCGTCTGGTCCAGCGCCGCGAGGAAGACGGCCAGCAGCAGTCCCGACATGGCCGTCAGGATCTGCCGATGCGTGAACGCCCCGCCTGCCTGGTCCGCCGCGCCCGCCGGGCCCGGATTTGCGGATGACACGGTTCCTCACTCTCCAGGCCGGCGGTTCCGGCCCCGTACCCACACGTTGTTCACCATCGGCGCCGAGGCCGGGTGCCGAGCGTAATCACCGCGCGAGGTTTTGACAAGGCCTTGTCGTTCTCGGGCGAGGACATACGCTGTGGCCATGGATTCCTCAGCCCCTGACCTGGACGCCCTGATCGAGGTGACCGCCGAGGTCTTCGCGGTCAACGGCCGCCTGCTCCGCGAAGGCGACAGCCTCACCGCCCACGCGGGGCTGACCTCGGCACGCTGGCAGGTGGCCGGACTGCTGCTGAGCGGTCCCTCGACGGTCGCCCGCCTGGCCCGCGAGCGGGGGCTGCGGCGGCAGGCGGTCCAGCAGACCGTCGAGCGGCTGAAGGCCGAGGGCGTCGTCACGACCCGGCCCAACCCGCAGGACCAGCGCAGCCCGCTGGTCGAGCTCACCGCGCGCGGCCGGCAGGCGCTGGACGGCCTGCGTCCCCTGGAGCGGCGGTGGCTGGAGTATCTGGCCGAGGACATCCCGGTCGAGGACCTGCGCGTCGCGATCTCGGTGCTGCGACGGCTGCGGGAGAAGCTGGACGCCCGTCCGGCGACGGAGTTCGCGGCCGGGCGGCAGTCCGCCTGAGGCACCGCCGCCACGCCCCGGCCGGGTGCCCGGCCCGCCCTCCGGAGTGGCCCGGGCGTCGAATCCGCCTCCAAACCGCCTTGAGGTCCGAAGGTCACGCTGTGCCTCGACGCGCTCGTGCCGCCCCCGGTGGCGCGACGACGGCAGAGGAGACTCAGTGTCCAAGACCCATGACGCGCGACGCGTCGTAATCACAGGGATCGGCGTGGTGGCTCCGGGAGACGTGGGCACCAAACCGTTCTGGGAGATGCTCACCGCGGGGCGCACCGCCACCCGCCCGATCTCGTCCTTCGACGCCTCGCCCTTCCGCTCCCAGGTGGCGGCCGAGTGCGACTTCGACCCGGCGGCGGAGGGGCTGAGCCAGCGGCAGGTCCGCGCCTGGGACCGCACCATGCAGTTCGCGTACGTGGCGGCGAGGGAGGCGCTGGCGGACAGCGGTGTGACGGGTGAGGCGGACCCGCTGCGCACCGGTGTCATGGCGGGCACCGCCTGCGGCATGACGATGAGCCTGGACCGCGAGTACGCGGTGGTCAGCGACGAGGGCCGGCTGTGGCAGGTGGACGACGCCCACGGGGTGCCGTATCTGTACGACTACTTCGTGCCCTCGTCGATGGCGGCGGAGATCGCCTGGCTGGCCGAGGCGGAGGGCCCGGCCGGGGTGGTCTCGGCGGGCTGCACCTCGGGCATCGACGTGCTCACCCACGCGGCGGACCTGGTCCGCGACGGCGCGGCCGACGTGATGGTGGCCGGGGCGTCCGACGCCGCCATCTCCCCCATCACGGTGGCGTGCTTCGACGCGATCAAGGCCACCACGCCGCGCAACGACGAGCCCGCGACCGCTTCCCGGCCGTTCGACCGCACCCGTAACGGCTTCGTGCTGGGCGAGGGCGCGGCGTTCTTCGTGCTGGAGGAGTACGCGCACGCCAGGCGGCGGGGGGCCCGCGCGTACGCGGAGATCGCCGGGTACGCCGGGCGGTGCAACGCGTACAGCATGACCGGGCTGCGCTCGGACGGGCGGGAGCTGGCCGAGGCGGTCAGCCGCGCGCTCGACATCGCGCGGCTGGATCCCTCGGACGTGGACTACGTCAACGCGCACGGCTCGGCGACCAAGCAGAACGACCTCCACGAGACGGCGGCGTTCAAGCGGAGCCTGGGCCCGCACGCGTACTCCGTCCCGATCAGCTCCATCAAATCGATGATCGGCCACTCGCTGGGGGCCATCTGCGCGCTGGAGGTCGCGGCCAGCGCGCTGACCATCGAGCACGGGGTGATCCCGCCCACCGCGAACCTGCGGGAGCCGGATCCCGACTGCGACCTGGACTATGTGCCGCTGGTCGCCAGGGAGGCGGCGGTGTCCACCGTGGTGTCCGTGGCCAGCGGGTTCGGCGGCTTCCAGAGCGCGATCGTGCTCACCGAGCCGGGGAGGCAGTGGTGACCGGACAGCTCGCCCCCGCTCCCGTAACCGGCACCGGCCGTCCCGGCGGCGGTGTCCGCCCGGTGGTCACCGGCCTCGGTGTGGTCGCGCCCAACGGGCTGGGCACCGAGCGGTACTGGGCCGCGACGCTGCGCGGCGACAGCGGCATCGGCCGGATCACCCGGTTCGACCCGTCCGGCTACACCTCCTCGCTGGCCGGGGAGATCACGGACTTCGACCCGGCGCGGCTGCCGAACCGGCTGCTGCCGCAGACCGACCTGATGACCCGGCTCGCGCTGGTCGCGGCCGAGGAGGCGCTGGACGACGCGGGCGCGGACCCGCGGACGATGCCCGACTTCGCGGCCGGGGTGGTCACCGCCGCGTCGGCGGGCGGCTTCGACTTCGGCCAGCGCGAGCTGGAGGCCCTGTGGAGCAGGGGCGGCGCCCATGTCAGCGCGTACCAGTCCTTCGCCTGGTTCTATCCGGTCAACTCCGGTCAGATCTCGATCCGGCATGACATGCGGGGTCCCGGCGGCGCGCTGGTGGCCGAGCAGGCCGGCGGGCTGGACGCGGTGGCCAAGGCGCGGCGCCACGTACGGGACGGGACGCCGCTGATGCTCACCGGCGGTGTGGACGGTTCGCTGTGCCCGTGGGGCTGGCTGTGCATGACCCGCTCCGGCGGGCTGACCACCCGGACCGATCCGCGCCGCGCGTACCTCCCCTTCTCCCCCGACGCCTCCGGGTACGTACCGGGCGAGGGCGGGGCGCTGCTGGTCCTGGAGGATCCCCGGGCCGCCGCGGAGCGGGGTGCGCCGCGGGTCTACGGGCGGATCGCCGGGTACGCGGCCACCTTCGACCCCCGTCCGGGCTCGGGCCGGGAGCCGGGGCTGCGCAGAGCGCTCCGGCTGGCGCTGGAGGACGCCGGGATCGGACCGGCGGACGTGGACGTGGTCTTCGCCGACGCGATGGGCGTCCCGGCGCTCGACGCGGTGGAGACACAGGTGCTGGCCGCCGAGTTCGGCCCGCGCGGGGTGCCGGTGACGGCGCCGAAGACGATGACGGGACGCCTGCTGGCCGGCGGCGCCTCGCTGGACCTGGCGGCGGCGCTGCTGTCGCTGCGCGACCAGGTCGTCCCCCCGACGGTGCACGTGGACGGCGCCGAGGTGCCGGACACGCTGGACCTGGTGACCGGCGCTCCCCGGCCGGCGCGCCTGCGGCACGCGCTGGTGCTGGCCCGCGGTCACGGCGGGTTCAACTCCGCGATGGTGGTCGGCGGCCGGGACTGAGCCGCCGCTCCCCACTCTCTTTCACGCTTTCGCGGCCCGGCATCCGCGCCGGCCGCTGTCCCCCTCGTTCTCCGTTTCCCGGAAGGTAGGACTGTCATGACCCTGCTCACCATTGCCGATCTGCTCACCCTGCTGCGCGAGTGCGCGGGCGAGGAGGAATCGGTCGACCTGGGAGGGGACGTCGAGGACGTCGCCTTCGACGCCCTCGGCTACGACTCGCTGGCGCTGCTGAACACCGTCGGACGCATCGAGCGTGACTACGGTGTCCGGCTCGGTGACGACGCGGTGGAGAAGGCCACCACACCGCGCGCCCTGATCGAGATGACCAACGCGGAGCTCACCGGCGCGTCCCCGTCCGCGGGCGGCGCCGCGCGGGACAAGTGAGGACCGGCCGATGTGCGGAATCGCCGGCTGGATCGATTTCGAACGCAATCTGACGCAGGAGCGGGCGACGGCCTGGGCCATGACGGACACCATGGCCTGCCGGGGCCCGGACGACGCGGGCCTGTGGACCGGCGGCCACGCGGCCCTCGGCCACCGCAGGCTGGCCGTCATCGACCCGGCGCACGGGCGGCAGCCGATGCACAGCACGCTGCCGGACGGCACGAGCCAGGTCATCACGTTCAGCGGGGAGATCTACAACTTCCGTGAACTGCGGGCCGAGCTGGAGTCCCACGGGCACCGCTTCCGCACCCACTGCGACACGGAGGTGGTGCTGCACGGCTACACCCGGTGGGGCCGGGGCCTGGTGGACCGGCTCAACGGCATGTACGCGTTCGCCGTGTGGGACGAGGCCCGGCAGGAACTCCTGCTGGTCCGCGACCGGATGGGGGTCAAACCGCTCTACTACCACCCCACCGCCACCGGTGTGCTGTTCGGCTCCGAGCCGAAGGCCGTCCTCGCGCACCCGTCGCTCCGGCGCCGGGTGACGGCCGAGGGCCTGTGCGAGGTGCTGGACATGGTCAAGACCCCCGGCCGGACGGTCTTCTCGGGGATGCACGAGGTGCTGCCCGGCGAGCTGGTCACCGTCGGGCGCACCGGCGTCACCCGCAGGCGGTACTGGACGCTCCAGGCGCGGGAGCACACCGACGACCTGGAGACCACCGTCGCCACGGTGCGCGAGCTGCTGACGGACACGGTGCACCGGCAGCTGGTCTCCGACGTGCCGCTGTGCACCCTGCTCTCCGGCGGACTGGACTCGTCGGCCGTGACGGCGCTGGCGGCGCGGGCGGGCGAAGGACCGGTCCGTACGTTCTCGGTGGACTTCTCCGGCGCGGGCACCCGGTTCCGGCCGGATGCCGTACGGGGCAACACGGACGCGCCGTATGTCCGGGAGATGGTCCGGCACGTGGCGGCGGACCACACCGAAGTGGTGCTGGACAGCGCGGATCTCGCGGCGCCCGAGGTGCGCGCCGCCGTCCTGGGGGCCACCGACCTGCCCCCGGCCTTCTGGGGCGACATGTGGCCGTCGCTGTACCTGTTCTTCCGGCAGGTGCGGCGGCACTGCACGGTGGCCCTGTCGGGCGAGGCGGCGGACGAACTCTTCGGCGGCTACCGGTGGTTCCACCGGTCGGCGGCCATCGACGCCGGTACGTTCCCGTGGCTGACCGCCGGCTCGGCCCGGTACTTCGGCGGCCGGGGCCTGTTCGACCGCAAGCTGCTGGACAAGCTCGACCTGCCGGGCTACCAGCGCGACCGGTACGCGGAGGCCCGCGCGGAGGTGCCCGTGCTGCCCGGCGAGGACGCGCGGGAGGCGGAGCTGCGCCGGGTGACCTACCTCAACCTCACCCGCTTCGTGCAGACCCTGCTGGACCGCAAGGACCGGATGAGCATGGCGACCGGTCTGGAGGTGCGGGTGCCGTTCTGCGACCACCGGCTGGTCGACTACGTCTTCAACGTGCCGTGGGCCATGAAGTCCTTCGACGGCCGGGAGAAGAGCCTGCTGCGGGCCGCGGTGCGCGACCTGCTGCCGGAGTCGGTGGTCACCCGGGTCAAGACGCCCTACCCCGCCACGCAGGACCCGGTCTACGAACAGCTGCTGCGCGACGAACTGGCCGCGCTGCTCGCCGACACCGGTGCGCCGGTCCGCGAACTGCTGGACCTCGGACGGGCGCGCGACCTGCTGCGGCGGCCGGTCGGCGCCGTCAGCCAACCGTACGACCGCGGCAGTCTGGAGCTGGTGCTGTGGATGAACACCTGGCTGGCCGAGTACGGCGTCAGCCTGGAGCTGTGACCGGCCGCGCGGGGCCGCCGGCCGACGACACGCACGCCGATGTGTGCGTCGTCGGCGGCGGCCCGGCCGGGCTGACCCTGGCGCTGCTGATGCTGCGCTCGGGGGCGCGGGTGACGCTGGTCGAGCGCAGCCGCTCGCTGGACCGCGCCTACCGGGGCGAGATCCTCCAGCCCGGCGGGCAGGCCCTGCTCGACGCGCTCGGCGTCCTGGAGGGAGCCAAGCGGCGCGGCTGTCACGAGCACGACGGCTTCCGGCTGGAGGAGCACGGCAGAACCCTGATCAACGGGGACTACCGGCGGCTCCCCGGCCCGTACAACTGCCTGCTCAGCCTGCCGCAGCAGCACCTGCTGACCGATCTGCTGGAGCGCTGCCGGGCCCACCCGCGGTTCACCTGCCTGACCAGCACCAAGGTCAACGGGCTGGTGGAGGAGGGCGGCGTGGTACGCGGTGTGGTGTGCGGCGGCGGGGCGGACGGGCACGTGGTGCGCGCGGACTGCGTCGTCGGCGCGGACGGGCGGTACTCGACGGTCCGCAAGCTGGCCGGCATCCCGTACGACCGCATCGAGCTGTTCGACCAGGACGTGCTGTGGTGCAAGCTCACCGCGCCCGCCACGCGCACGGTGCGCATCTTCCGGGCCGGCGGCAGCCCGGTGCTGGCCTACACGTCCTTCCCCGACCGGGTACAGCTCGGCTGGACGCTGCCCCACAAGGGCTACCAGGCGCTGGCCGAGCGGGGGTTCGCGCACGTCAAGGAGCGCGTCCGGGCGGCCGTGCCCGAGTACGCGGACGAGGTGGAGCAGCAGGTGAACAGCTTCAAGGACGTGTCCTTGCTGGACGTGTTCGCCGGCTCCGCACGGCGGTGGGCGCGGGACGGGCTGCTGCTCATCGGGGACAGCGCGCACACCCACAGTCCGATCGGTGCCCAGGGAATCAACCTCGCCGTCCAGGACGCGGTCGCCGCGCACCCGGTGCTGTGCGAGGGCCTGCGGCGCCGTGACCTGAGCGAGCGCGTCCTGAACGCGGTCGCGGCACGGCGCCGCCCGGAGACCGAGCGGGCGACCCGCGTGCAGGTGATGCAGAGCCGGATGATGCTGTCGACCGGACGCGTCTCCGCGGTCGTCCGGCCGAAGGCGGCGATGCTGGTCTCGCGCACGCCCGCGTACCGCTCCGTCCTGCGGCGCATCGCCTACGGCGACCAGGCCCTGCGGGTCCGCTCCGACCTGTTCGAGGAGGGCGAGCCCGCCGCCGTCTGAGATCCGTACGACGAGACCCCCGGCCTGGATACCCGGCCGGGGGTCTCGTCGTACAGCTGCCGTACGGATGGCGACTACGCGGGAACCCTGCTCACGAACATGTGCAGGTAGGAGTTGACCGGGCGGACCTCCTCCAGCTGGAGCCCCGCCTGCTCCACCAGCGCGCTCAGCCCCGCCTTGGTGTGCTTCTTGCCGCCGACGTTGAGCAGCAGCATCAGGTCCATGGCGGTGGTGAACCGGGTCTCGGGGCTGCCGTCGACCAGGTTCTCGACCACCACGACGCGCGCCCCGGCCGGGGCCGCCTTGGCGACGTTGCGCAGGGTCCGCACCGTGCTCTCGTCGTCCCACTCCAGGATGTTCTTCAGCAGGTACAGGTCGGCGCCCTCCGGCACCGACTGCCGGCAGTCACCGGCCACCAGCCGCGCG from Streptomyces albofaciens JCM 4342 encodes the following:
- a CDS encoding acyl carrier protein translates to MTLLTIADLLTLLRECAGEEESVDLGGDVEDVAFDALGYDSLALLNTVGRIERDYGVRLGDDAVEKATTPRALIEMTNAELTGASPSAGGAARDK
- a CDS encoding FAD-dependent monooxygenase, with the protein product MTGRAGPPADDTHADVCVVGGGPAGLTLALLMLRSGARVTLVERSRSLDRAYRGEILQPGGQALLDALGVLEGAKRRGCHEHDGFRLEEHGRTLINGDYRRLPGPYNCLLSLPQQHLLTDLLERCRAHPRFTCLTSTKVNGLVEEGGVVRGVVCGGGADGHVVRADCVVGADGRYSTVRKLAGIPYDRIELFDQDVLWCKLTAPATRTVRIFRAGGSPVLAYTSFPDRVQLGWTLPHKGYQALAERGFAHVKERVRAAVPEYADEVEQQVNSFKDVSLLDVFAGSARRWARDGLLLIGDSAHTHSPIGAQGINLAVQDAVAAHPVLCEGLRRRDLSERVLNAVAARRRPETERATRVQVMQSRMMLSTGRVSAVVRPKAAMLVSRTPAYRSVLRRIAYGDQALRVRSDLFEEGEPAAV
- the oxyB gene encoding tetracycline polyketide synthase chain-length factor subunit OxyB, giving the protein MTGQLAPAPVTGTGRPGGGVRPVVTGLGVVAPNGLGTERYWAATLRGDSGIGRITRFDPSGYTSSLAGEITDFDPARLPNRLLPQTDLMTRLALVAAEEALDDAGADPRTMPDFAAGVVTAASAGGFDFGQRELEALWSRGGAHVSAYQSFAWFYPVNSGQISIRHDMRGPGGALVAEQAGGLDAVAKARRHVRDGTPLMLTGGVDGSLCPWGWLCMTRSGGLTTRTDPRRAYLPFSPDASGYVPGEGGALLVLEDPRAAAERGAPRVYGRIAGYAATFDPRPGSGREPGLRRALRLALEDAGIGPADVDVVFADAMGVPALDAVETQVLAAEFGPRGVPVTAPKTMTGRLLAGGASLDLAAALLSLRDQVVPPTVHVDGAEVPDTLDLVTGAPRPARLRHALVLARGHGGFNSAMVVGGRD
- the asnB gene encoding asparagine synthase (glutamine-hydrolyzing), which translates into the protein MCGIAGWIDFERNLTQERATAWAMTDTMACRGPDDAGLWTGGHAALGHRRLAVIDPAHGRQPMHSTLPDGTSQVITFSGEIYNFRELRAELESHGHRFRTHCDTEVVLHGYTRWGRGLVDRLNGMYAFAVWDEARQELLLVRDRMGVKPLYYHPTATGVLFGSEPKAVLAHPSLRRRVTAEGLCEVLDMVKTPGRTVFSGMHEVLPGELVTVGRTGVTRRRYWTLQAREHTDDLETTVATVRELLTDTVHRQLVSDVPLCTLLSGGLDSSAVTALAARAGEGPVRTFSVDFSGAGTRFRPDAVRGNTDAPYVREMVRHVAADHTEVVLDSADLAAPEVRAAVLGATDLPPAFWGDMWPSLYLFFRQVRRHCTVALSGEAADELFGGYRWFHRSAAIDAGTFPWLTAGSARYFGGRGLFDRKLLDKLDLPGYQRDRYAEARAEVPVLPGEDAREAELRRVTYLNLTRFVQTLLDRKDRMSMATGLEVRVPFCDHRLVDYVFNVPWAMKSFDGREKSLLRAAVRDLLPESVVTRVKTPYPATQDPVYEQLLRDELAALLADTGAPVRELLDLGRARDLLRRPVGAVSQPYDRGSLELVLWMNTWLAEYGVSLEL
- the oxyA gene encoding tetracycline polyketide synthase beta-ketoacyl synthase subunit OxyA; the protein is MSKTHDARRVVITGIGVVAPGDVGTKPFWEMLTAGRTATRPISSFDASPFRSQVAAECDFDPAAEGLSQRQVRAWDRTMQFAYVAAREALADSGVTGEADPLRTGVMAGTACGMTMSLDREYAVVSDEGRLWQVDDAHGVPYLYDYFVPSSMAAEIAWLAEAEGPAGVVSAGCTSGIDVLTHAADLVRDGAADVMVAGASDAAISPITVACFDAIKATTPRNDEPATASRPFDRTRNGFVLGEGAAFFVLEEYAHARRRGARAYAEIAGYAGRCNAYSMTGLRSDGRELAEAVSRALDIARLDPSDVDYVNAHGSATKQNDLHETAAFKRSLGPHAYSVPISSIKSMIGHSLGAICALEVAASALTIEHGVIPPTANLREPDPDCDLDYVPLVAREAAVSTVVSVASGFGGFQSAIVLTEPGRQW